A genomic window from Lotus japonicus ecotype B-129 chromosome 1, LjGifu_v1.2 includes:
- the LOC130740871 gene encoding uncharacterized protein LOC130740871, protein MDLVKASSLKPWRIPSPPLINITTSTATTFYFSPRSSKNFSFPFSTFQVQHTQLKPLILHGKKRNSSDSEPVLEPTIVQEVSMDEEEDDEFDYEEPLNDEDEDGDEYYDDDEQEEEEFEDEDEDSVPYAGDGGSGGGISLAGSWWDKKALAIAKEVTESFDGDLQIYAFRTLLRNSAIQVRIEKLSNKSGSPNIEDIEAFSTTYRAKLDEAELTKSVPENLTLEVSSPGVERVVRIPDDLDRFKDRSMYVRYAIDDDDSMNPSAEGDGVFKLESFDLDTKYCTWSLADVRVNREKAGKGRPLNKKQREWRLSTPFDSLRFVRLHSGT, encoded by the exons ATGGATTTGGTTAAAGCTTCAAGCCTGAAACCATGGCGAATTCCTTCACCGCCACTAATTAACATCACCACTTCGACTGCTACCACCTTCTATTTCTCTCCTCGCTCTTCAAAAAATTTCTCGTTTCCATTTTCAACCTTTCAAGTTCAACACACTCAGTTAAAGCCCCTAATTCTCCATGGCAAGAAGAGAAACTCCTCTGATTCCGAACCAGTTCTCGAACCCACCATCGTCCAAGAAGTATCAatggatgaagaagaagacgaTGAATTCGATTACG AGGAACCACTGAACGACGAGGACGAGGACGGTGACGAGTACTATGACGACGacgaacaagaagaagaagagtttgaggatgaagatgaggatAGTGTGCCCTAT GCAGGTGATGGGGGTTCAGGTGGTGGAATTTCCCTTGCCGGATCATGGTGGGATAAAAAGGCACTAGCTATTGCTAAAGAGGTTACTGAGTCTTTTGATGGTGATTTGCAAATTTATGCTTTTAGAACGCTGCTGCGTAACTCCGCCATTCAAGTTCGCATTGAGAAGCTTTCCAACAA GTCTGGCTCCCCCAACATAGAAGATATTGAAGCCTTTTCTACAACCTATAGAGCAAAATTGGATGAAGCAGAACTTACCAAATCTGTTCCGGAGAATTTAACTTTGGAG GTGTCTTCTCCTGGTGTGGAAAGAGTAGTTCGGATTCCAGATGACCTAGACCGATTCAAGGACAGATCTATGTATGTGAGATATGCCATAGATGATGATGATTCCATGAATCCATCTGCAGAAGGTGATGGTGTGTTCAAGCTTGAATCCTTTGACTTGGATACAAAATATTGCACCTGGAGTTTAGCAGACGTGAGAGTTAACAGAGAGAAAGCAGGGAAAGGAAGACCACTGAATAAAAAGCAAAGAGAATGGCGTTTAAGCACTCCCTTTGATTCCTTACGTTTTGTACGGTTGCACTCCGGCACTTGA
- the LOC130740828 gene encoding vacuolar protein sorting-associated protein 45 homolog codes for MSLTSSVREYVNRILQDISGMKVLILDSQTVSIVSVVYSQSDLLQKEVFLVELVDSISKSKESMSHLKAIYFLRPTSENIQQLRRQLANPRFGEYHLFFSNIMKDTQIHILADSDEQEVVQQVQEFYADFVAIDPYHFTLHVPSNYIYILPAMVDPSTSQRFCDRVVDGLAAVFLGLKRRPVIRYQRTSDIAKRIAQEASKLMYQEESGLFDFRRMEISPLLLVIDRRDDPVTPLLNQWTYQAMVHELIGIEDNKVDLKSIGKLPKDQEEVVLSSEQDSFFKANMYENFGDIGMNIKRLVDEFQLVAKSNQNIQTVEDMAKFVDNYPEYRKMHGNVTKHVTLVTEMSKIVEERKLMQVSQTEQELACNGGQGAAFEAVTNLLNNESISDVDRLRLVMLYALRYEKDSPVQLMQLFNKLASRSAKYKPGLVQFLLKQAGVDKRTGDLYGNRDLMNIARNMARGLKGVENVYTQHQPLLFQVMESIVKGRLRDVDYPFVGNHFQQGRPQEVVIFIVGGTTYEESRSVALQNASNTGIRFILGGSSVLNSKRFLRDLEEAQRVARSSTSVI; via the exons ATGTCGCTCACATCGTCTGTGCGTGAATACGTCAACCGCATCTTGCAGGACATCTCCGGCATGAAGGTTCTCATTCTCGATTCTCAAACG GTGAGTATAGTGAGCGTTGTATACTCACAGTCAGATCTTCTTCAAAAAGAAGTGTTTTTGGTAGAATTGGTAGATTCTATTTCCAAGTCTAAGGAATCAATGTCGCATCTCAAGGCCATTTACTTCCTTCGACCTACATCAGAGAATATCCAGCAATTGCGCCGCCAGCTTGCTAATCCCAGATTTGGAGAGTATCACTTAT TTTTCTCCAACATAATGAAGGACACTCAGATTCACATACTTGCTGATTCAGATGAACAGGAAGTTGTCCAGCAAGTTCAG GAGTTTTATGCAGActttgttgcaattgatccctATCATTTCACTTTGCACGTCCCttcaaattatatttatatcCTCCCAGCAATGGTAGATCCTTCAACATCACAGCGCTTCTGTGATCGGGTTGTTGACGGTCTTGCAGCTGTTTTTTTGGGCTTGAAACGGAGACCTGTAATTAGATATCAAAGAACATCAGACATTGCAAAAAGGATAGCACAGGAAGCATCT AAACTGATGTACCAAGAGGAAAGTGGTCTTTTTGATTTTAGGCGAATGGAAATTTCTCCGTTGCTGTTGGTAATTGACAGGAGGGATGATCCTGTAACCCCATTGCTAAATCAATGGACTTATCAG GCTATGGTTCATGAGTTGATAGGAATTGAAGACAATAAAGTGGACTTGAAATCCATTGGAAAATTGCCAAAGGATCAGGAG GAGGTTGTACTGTCATCCGAACAAGATTCCTTTTTCAAAGCTAACATGTACGAGAACTTTGGAGATATAGGTATGAATATCAAGCGGCTGGTTGATGAGTTTCAGCTAGTGGCAAAGAGTAACCAAAACATCCAAACAGTAG AGGACATGGCCAAATTTGTTGACAACTACCCTGAATACAGAAAAATGCATGGAAATGTTACAAAACATGTGACTTTGGTTACAGAAATGAGCAAGATAGTCGAGGAGCGAAAACTTATGCAAGTTTCACAAACAGAACAGGAGTTGGCTTGCAATGGAGGACAAGGGGCTGCTTTTGAG GCAGTGACAAATCTACTAAATAATGAAAGCATATCAGATGTGGACCGACTACGATTGGTCATGCTGTATGCTTTGCGTTATGAGAAGGATAGCCCTGTTCAATTAATGCAGCTCTTCAACAAACTGGCTTCCAGATCTGCCAAGTACAAACCTGGG CTTGTCCAGTTTCTTCTGAAGCAAGCAGGTGTTGACAAGAGAACTGGTGATCTTTATGGTAATCGAGATCTAATGAATATTGCCCGTAACATGGCTCGTGGATTGAAG GGTGTTGAGAATGTTTACACCCAGCACCAGCCACTTCTGTTCCAAGTCATGGAAAGCATTGTCAAAGGGCGGTTGAGAGATGTGGACTACCCATTTGTTGGAAATCACTTTCAACAAGGAAG GCCGCAAGAAGTAGTCATTTTCATTGTCGGTGGGACAACTTATGAGGAGTCACGGTCTGTTGCTCTACAAAATGCAAGCAATACTGGCATCCGGTTTATCCTTGGTGGCTCTTCTGTTCTTAATTCTAAAAG GTTTTTAAGGGACTTAGAAGAAGCTCAAAGGGTAGCTCGTTCTAGCACCTCTGTTATTTGA